The DNA sequence CGGATTTCTTTTTCTGTCATATGACAGATCTGGCGCAGGATAGCCTGCACATTTTCTTCCTGTAACAGTTCTCGCAATTGCGGGCTGAAGGTTGTGATAATTTCCTCCGGTTTCTCATTATCCATGACAAAATAACAGGGCGATACCCCCAGTACCTGGGCAATTCGCTCAATGGTGCGGAAAGAGGGCTGGACTTTTCCCTGTTCAATCTGGGCGATCATCCCAGCAGAAATCCCTGCCGCACCAGCCAGAGCCGCCTGGGTCAAGCCCTGTTCTTCCCGCAGCATGCGCACTTTCAGACCTAAAGCGGCATTTTCATTGAGAAGTGTAGGTACACTCACTTCCAGCACCTGGGCCAGACGCCGCATGGTACTCACTGCCGGTATTACTTTATCCTTTTCAACCTCGCTGATATAGGCCGGAGATAACCCCACCTTTAGCGCCAGTTCTGTTACCGTCCAGCCCTTATTCTTACGGGCCAGCCTTACCCGGTCCCCAAAAGTCAGGCCTTCATCATCCTGGGAAATGTCTACTATCTCCTCACGGGGTACATTCAAGGCACTGGCAATACGCCCCAGGGTTTTCAGTGAAGGCTTTTTCGCTCCCCGTTCTATTTCGCTCAAATAGGAAGGGGATAACCCGGCTTTTGCAGCAAAATCCACCAGGTTATAGCCGCGGGCTTCCCGTAATTCCCGAATTTTGTTGCCATTAATCTGCATCCTCTCTCCCACCCTTTTCGCCAACTTTATATATATTACGTAACTAGTTTACTACTGTTTCTGGTTGGCGTCAATAAAAAAGCTGCAGTTAAGCACTGCAGCTATCTTTCTTAACCTCTGGCTTTTTCCATCAGGTATTTCTCCG is a window from the Carboxydocella sporoproducens DSM 16521 genome containing:
- a CDS encoding helix-turn-helix domain-containing protein; the protein is MQINGNKIRELREARGYNLVDFAAKAGLSPSYLSEIERGAKKPSLKTLGRIASALNVPREEIVDISQDDEGLTFGDRVRLARKNKGWTVTELALKVGLSPAYISEVEKDKVIPAVSTMRRLAQVLEVSVPTLLNENAALGLKVRMLREEQGLTQAALAGAAGISAGMIAQIEQGKVQPSFRTIERIAQVLGVSPCYFVMDNEKPEEIITTFSPQLRELLQEENVQAILRQICHMTEKEIRFILNFIQLYRKSRLDE